The DNA window CAGCACCGCCTGCCGTTCGGCGACGGCGGCCCGGTCCTGCTCGGCGCGGCGGATGTCGCCCTCGCGGGAGCGCAGCAGGTCGAGGTCGGCGCCGATGGCGTCGGAGAGCCGGCGCAGCGCCTCCATGCGCTCGGCCAGCTCGCGCTCGGCCTCCTCGCTCGCGCCGGACAGCTTGGCGAGCTGGTCGCGGGCGAAGGACGCCTCCTGCCCCGCGCTCTCCTCCTCGCGGGCGGCGCGCTGCCTGATCAGCTCGTACACGTCGGCGTCGAGAAGCTGCACCAGCAGGTCCTGGCGTTCGCGCGGGGCGGCGTGCAGGAACTCGGCGAAGCGGCCCTGCGGCAGCACCACGCACTGGGTGAAGAAGCGGTATTCGAGGCCGGTGACCCGCTGCGCCTCGGGGGTGACGCCCTCGCCCTCGGCGAGCGGCTTGACCACGGCCTCGAACGCCTGCTCCAGCGGCGCGGCGGGATCGAGCTCGTCGAGCCGCGCCTCCTTGGTGCGGACCGCGCCCTTGGCGTCGCGCACCATGGCGCGGACCACGCCGTAGCGGCGGCCGTCGCTGTCGAAGACCATCGCGACCTTGCCGGCCGCGACGGACGGCGCGAGAGCGTGCGCGACCGCGCCTTCCCTGCCCCAGCGCGGCACGGTGCCGTAGAGGGCGAAGCAGACGGCGTCGATGATCGTGCTCTTGCCCGCGCCGGTCGGGCCGACGAGCGCGAAGTAGTCGGTGTCGGAGAAGTCGACGGTCACCGGCTCGCGGAAGCTGCCGAAGTGGTCGAGGTGGAGCAGCAGGGGTCGCATCAGCCGGTCACCTCGTCGTAGAGCCGGTCGAACAGGGCGGCCACCTGGTCGTCGTGGCGTCCGGTGGCGGCGAGGTAGTCGCGGAACAGCTCGCGCGGGCTGCGGCCGGCCGTGCCGGCCCGGCGGGTGGCGGGCACCGGGCGGAACTTCTCGTCCAGCATGACGTCCACGGCGGCGCCGGCGAGCAGCTCGCGCACGTCGTCGGCGAGCCCCACGCGGGGTTTCTCCTCCACGACGACCTTGAGCCAGTCGTCGCCGGGGTCGATGCCCTCCAGCTGCTCCAGCGTGCCGCGCACGGTGCGGAGGCGGCGGGCCGAGGAGAAGGACAGCTCGCGGACCACGGCGGGCCGGCCCGGCGTGACCTCGACCAGCAGCGCGCCGGGCACGTTGCCCTCCTCGCCGAAGTCGACGTTGAGCGGCGAGCCGCTGTACCAGATCGGGCAGGGGCCGGGGATCTGCTGGCGGCGGTGGAGGTGGCCGAGGGCGGCGTACTGGGTGGAGGGCGGGAAGGCGGTCGGCTCGAAGTAGTAGGAGAAGATCGACTGGGCCTCGCGCTCGCCGCCGCCGAACGCGCCGCCCGGCAGGGTGCCGTGGGTGGTGACGAGGTTGACGGTGTCGCCGTGGAAGCCGGCGGTGAGCGCGCCGATCAGCTCGCCGACGCGGGAGGCGTAGTCGCGGTTGTGCTCGGCGGCGGTGCCGGTGAGCACCTCGGCGGCGCGGACGACGTAGCGGTGCGACAGGAACGGCAGAACCGCGAGGCGCACCGGCTCGCCCGTACGCGCGGTGAAGGCGAGCGTGCCGCCCGCGTCGGGGCGGCGGAAGACGCCGACCACGTGCAGGCCGAGCTTGCCCAGCACGGGCCGGTAGACCTCGAGGAGCTGCGGGTTGTCGTGGTTGCCCGCCAGCACGACCACGTCGCGGTCCTCGCCGCGCAGCGCCATGAGCGCGCCCAGCACCAGCGACTGCGCCTCCGGCGTGGGCGCGGAGGTGTCGAAGAGGTCGCCGGCCACGATGACGGCGTCCACGTCGTGGGCGCGGGCGGCGGCGACCAGCTCGCGCAGCACCTCACGGTGCTCGTCGAGGCGGGAGCGGCCCTTGAGCACCTTGCCCACGTGCCAGTCCGCGGTGTGCAGGATCTTCACGAAATCACCTGTGGGTCAGAAGGGCGGGATGTCGTCTTCGACGGCGGACGGGAGGCCCTGGAACGGGTCGGCGCCCGTCCTCGCGGCGGTGTCGGCGCGCGGCGCGGCCTCGGCGGGCCGGGTGGCCCAGGCGGGGAACGGGAAGGCCACGGCCAGCGGCACCGGGATCTCCGGCTGGGCCACGAACATGGTGCCCGGTTTGGCGATGGTGGCGCGCTCGCGGACGGCCGGGGGCATCCAGCCGTACTCGGAGCGGGCGGCCTCGGCCGGGTCGAGCCGCCCGGCGACGCGGACGGCGCTGTTGGAGACGATCCGCCGCTCCACCTCGGAGGCGGTCTGCTGGGCGCCGATGAGGATGACGCCGAGCGAGCGGCCCCGCTCGGCGACGTCCAGCAGGATCTCCTTGATCGGGGAGTCGCCCTCGCGCGGCGCGTACTTGTTGAGCTCGTCCAGCACCACGAACAGCAGCGGCTTGGCGGTGCCAGAGGACTCCTTGCGGTGGAACTCGCCGCGCAGCACCACGCCGACCACGAACCGCTGCGCCCGCTCGGGCAGGTTGTGCAGGTCGACGATGGAGACCTGGGCGTCGGAGGTGCTGACCGAGTGGCTGCGGTAGAAGGGCAGGTCGCCGCGGACGATCGGGGACAGCGGGCGGACGGCGCTGCGCAGGCGGCGCAGGAAGGCGTTGACGGTGCCGAGCGGGGTCTGCGCGCCGGTCCAGTCCCTGCGGCTGTCCTCCTCCTGGAGCTGGTCGGAGAGCATCTCGACGAGGTCGGCGAAGGTGCGGCAGGTGGTGCCCTGCACGCGGACGGCGCCGCCGTCGCCGATCGGCTCGGCCCACGACTTCAGCCGGGCCGCGACCTGCCCGACGAGCAGGGAGTAGCCGGCCCGCTCGTCGTCGGCGTCGGCGAAGACGAAACGCAGCAGCTCCTCCTGGCAGAACTCGACCAGGGTCCAGTAGAAGGCGCTGACGCCCTGCGTGCGGGCGGCGACGTGCGGGACGCCGTTGGGGTCGCCGGGGCGCGGCGGGGCGAAGACGTGGACGCTGCCGAAGGCCCGCGCGGGCAGCCCGAGCCTGGCGTAGCCGTCGCGGGCGCGCTGGTCGAGCCGGGTGTTGTCGTGGTCGAGGAAGAGCAGGTCCTCGCCCTTGACGGAGAAGATGAGCGCCTTGGTGTTGGCGGACTCGGCGTCGAGCACGCCGGAGTTGAAGATCGAGTAGAGCAGGAACGTGGCGAAGGACGTCTTGGTCGCCACGCCCGACACGCCGGAGATCGACACGTGCGCGCCGCGGGTGCCGTCGAGGAAGTCGAAGTTGACGTAGAGCGGCTGGCCGTCGCGGCCCATGCCGAGCGGGATGCGGCGCTCCATGACGTCGAAGTAGAGCGCCTGGTCGCGGTCGCCGGCGCCGGCCAGGTAGACCTGGGCGCCGGGCAGCGGCGGCACGAACACCTCCGGCTCGACCCGGGTCACCCGCACCTCGGCCACCTCGACGACGGCGGCCGGCAGCGCGCCGTCGGCGATGAGGAACACGTCGGAGTCGTACGCGGCGCCCTCGTGCCGGGCCTCCACCGTGGTGACCACGCCCGCGACCAGCACCGGGCCGTGGCCCGGCACCTCCCGTCTGGTCACCACCACGTCGTCGAGCTGGACCACCTTGCCCGGCTCCAGGCCCACCCAGAACGACAGCGGCGAGGCCGCCTGCGTGCCGAGGACCCGCCCGACCACCTCACCGGTCACCTGCGGCCCACCGGCCGCCGTGGCCGCCTGCGGGCTCGCCGCTCCGTTGACCGTCACCAATCCCTCCGCCCCCAACCAACGCCCTCCCAAGGAGGGTAGTGGGGCGGGCGGGGTGCGTCCGGCTCATTCGGCCGCGCGGGCCCCGCTCATGCGTCGCCCCGCGCGACGGGAACGCGGTGGACGCGCAGCTCGTGCGCGCCGTCGGCGCGGGTCATCTCGTAGTAGAGCCACCAGTGGCCGTCGTGGAGCAGCGCGTCGAGGTAGCGGACCGAGCCGGTGCCGTACGGGGAGGTGACCCAGGGGCCGTACTCGGAGAGCCGCCGCCAGGAGAACAGGTCGGAGGAGACGGCGACGCCGCAGCGCTCCTCGTAGTTCTCGGTGTGGGCGGCCGAGCCGTCGTAGAAGCCGACGTAGCCGCCGCCGGGCACGGGGACGACGCTGTTGAGCCTGGCCTGGTAGCGGTCCCATCCGGTGCCGACGGGCAGGACCGCGCCGCGCCAGGTGAACGACTCGCCGTCGAGGCTGGTGGCCAGGCCGGTCGGGTGGACGGTCGCGCCGACGTTGTAGATGTCGGCGGTGGCGTGGGCCTTCGGGTCGGGGCGGTCGAGGGGCGCGGCGTAGCTGGCGAACAGGTACGTCACAGGCCCGGCCCGCAGCACGAACGGGTCCTTGACCCCTTCGGTGCCGGTCGAGGCCGCGGTCAGGACCGGCCGGGCCCGGGTGACGTCGAACCTCGACGGGTGCTCGGCGGTCAGCGCGTCGATGCGCCAGCGGTTGTCGGCGGGGTCCACGTACGACAGGTAGAGCCGGTAGCCGCCGCTGACCGGCATCAGGCAGAAGCGTTCCATGGAGGGGGTGCCGAGCTCGTCCTTGTGCACGCTCCACACGTCGGTGAACCGCAGGCCGTCGTCGCTGACGGCGACCGCGCACTGCCAGCCGCGCTCGGTCTCGGCGCCCCTCGGCCGCCGCCGGCGGTAGGTGAGCCAGAACCGCTCGCCGTCGTGCAGGACTCCGGCCGCGCCGCTCCAGTAGCCCGGTTCGTCCTTCTCCGGCTCCAGCACCACGGAGCCCGCCACCGGATCGAACGCGGACAGCGGAGCGAACACACGATTTCCCACTATGCCTACCTTTCGTACAAGAAACTGTCCAGGGCGACGGCGGCTCCGCCCACGACCCCGGCGTCGCCGCCGAGGGTCGGACGCTCCACCCGTACCATGTCGCGCAGCACCGGGAACACCTTGGCGCGCAGCGCGGCGCGCACCCGGTCGAAGACCGGCTCGGGAGCGGTGCGGAAGATGCCGCCGAGCAGGATCAGCTCGGGGTTGAGCAGGTTGACCACGCTGGCCAGGCCCGTGGTCAGGTGGTCGGCGACCTCGCCGAGCAGCGCGTCGTCCAGCTCCGCGAGCGGGTCGGGCGAGCGGCGGCCGAGCCGTTCGGCGAGGTACGCCTCCGACACGACGGTCTCCAGGCAGCCGGTCGCGCCGCACGCGCACGTCCTGCCCTTCTCCCGCACGCGCAGGTGGCCGAGCTCGGTCACGCCGTACGCGCCGGGCCGGAACGGCTGCCCGCCGATCACGAGACCCGCGCCCACGCCGGTGCGGACGTGGACGTAGAGGAGCGGGTCCGCGCCGCCGGTCGCGCCGTAGCGGCTCTCGGCGAGCGCCATGGAGCGCACGTTGTGGTCCACGACCGCGGGGACGCCGAGCGCGGGCTCCAGCAGGTCGGCGAAGGGCACGTCGCGCCAGCCGAGGTTGACCGACAGCACGTTGCGGCGGTGCGCGGCGTCCACCGGGCCGGGCGCGGCGACACCCACGCCGAGCAGCCGCCCGTCGGGCAGGCCCTTGGCCAGCAGCGACGCCTCCTCGGCGATGCGGGCGACCACCCGCTCGGGCCGCTCGGCGGGGTCGAAGGCGAACGACGCGCTCCGCGACACCCGGGCCCTGAGGTCGCACAGCCCGAGCTCGACCGTGCCCGCGCCGACCCGTACGCCGATGACGTGCCGGGCGTCGGCCCGGATGCCGATGCCCGTGGACGGCCGGCCGACCCGCTGGCCGGCCCCCTCCACGGCGCCCTCGGCGACCAGGCCCTCGTCGAGGAGCTGGCCGACGACCTTGGTCATGGTGGTGGCCGACAGGCCGAGCCGCCGCGCGAGGTCGGCGCGCGGCTGGGGGCCGTCGTCGCGCAGGCTGCGCAGCACGAGCCGGAGATGGTGCCGGCGCACGTCCTGGACCGGTGAGATCCGCTCGCCCATGGTCGCCCCTTAAGTAACTACTGGTGAGAAAATAAGGGTTCTGACCGAATTAGGCAATATGCCGCAAATGAACACCTTTGCCGCCCGTGCCCCGACGTCACGGCGGGTGACCTTGCTCAGCTGGAGAGATCGTGGAACCTTGAACACTTTGTTCCGTCATGTCCCCGTCGTTCTCAGGAGCCCGCCGTGCGTGTCGCCCTGATCGTCCCCCTCGCCGCCCTTCTGTTAGGGAGCGCCCCCGCGTCCGCCGCGGCCCCCGAGGTGCTGGACTACACGTGCACCACGACCGCGACCGGCGACAAGCAGAACGTCAAGCTGAGCGTCGAGCTGACCGTGCCGGCCACCGGCGGCGTCCAGCAGAACCTGTCGATCGGCTGGAAGGGCGCCTACTCCGGCTCGGCGCAGCTCCTCGCGCCCGCGACCGGCCTGGAGGCCGGGCTCAACCTGTACGCCTACGTCGGCATCAGCCGCATCCCCCGCCTGACCTCGGCCACGGGCGTCGCCCAGCTCACCGGCGTCGTCCCCGGCGCGCCGATCGCCCTCCCCACGACGACGGTCAACCTGACGACCACCCCGCCGGAGGCGGGGACGGGCACGGTGCACGCGGCGTCGGTCAACTTCGGCTCCAGCCCGCAGGAGCCGGTGATCGAGTGCGAGCTCGCGAGCACCGCCGGGCGCAAGGAGCACCCGCTGACGATCAGCGCCACGGGCGCGACGCCCAGCCCGACCCCCACGCCCAGCACCACCCCGAGCGAGACCCCCACCCCGACGCCCACCCCCACTCCCACGGACGACGAGGAGGAGGACCCGGAGGACGACCCCGCCCCGGAGGAGAGCGAGAGCTCGAAGGTGCCGTCCGGCGGCGTCTCCACGGGAGGCGGCGGCGAGGCCGGTCCCGACGGGCGGGCGCTGATCCTGACCGGCTCCCTGCTGCTGCTGGCCGGCGGTACGGGCCTCGTCCTGCGCCGTCGCCGGCTGTCGTGATCGCGATTGTGACCAGGAGCACGTGACCAGGAGGGGCCCCGGCATTCCCCAGCGGCGAAGGTTAGCCTAACCTTATCTTCATGACCGAGGAGATCTCCCTCCGCGGCGCGGAGCTCTGCCTGAGCTACCACGGCACCCCCGTGGTCCAGGACGCCCGCATCGCGCTCCGCCCGGGCCGCGTCACCGCCCTGGTCGGCCCCAACGGCAGCGGCAAGTCGACCCTGCTGCGCGCGCTGGCCCGGCTGCACCGGCCCGACAGCGGCGCCGTGACCCTGGCCGACGGCTCCTCAGCCCTGGACCTGACGGCCCGCGACTTCGCCCAGCGGGTGACGCTGCTCTGCCAGAGCCGCCCCACGCCGGGCGGCGTCCAGGTACGCGACGTCGTCGGCTACGGCCGCCACCCCTACCGCCGGCGCTGGCGGGCCGGCGACCCCGAGGGCGAGGCCGCCGTCGCCCGCGCGATGGAGCTCACCGGCGTCGCCGTGATGGCCGAGCGTCCCGTGGACGAGCTGTCCGGCGGCGAGCTGCAGCGCGTCTGGCTGGCCACCTGCCTGGCCCAGGACACCGGCGTGCTGCTGCTCGACGAGCCCACCACGTTCCTCGACCTGCGCTACCAGGTGGAGCTGCTGGAGCTCGTCCGCGACCTCGCCGACGAGCACGGCGTCGCCATCGGCGTCGTGCTGCACGACCTCAACCAGGCCGCCGAGATCGCCGACCACGTCGTCCTCCTCCAGGGCGGCCGGGTCCGCGCCGAGGGCACGCCCGCCGAGGTGCTCACGACCGAGCTGCTCACCGGCGCCTACGGCATCCGCATCGAGGCCGCCCGCGACCCCCGTACGGGCACCGTGAGCACCCGCCCGGTCGGCCGTCACACCCGCGCGGTCCCGGTCTCCGCCTGATCCCCCTCAGCACCTCTCCCCCGATTCACCACACGACAGGAAAGACCATGCGCAAGACCCTGCTCGCCCTCGCCTCCACCGTCCTGCTCGCCGCGTGCGGGACGACCGAGGCCCCCGTGACCGAACAGGCGGGGCCGAGCGGCAGCCCCTCCGCCGCCACCAAGATCACCGTGACCGACAGCCGGGGCAAGGAGATCACCCTCGACCGGCCGGCGACCAGGGTGGTCAGCCTGGAGTGGGGCGAGACCGAGATGCTCGCCTCCCTGGGCGTCATGCCGGTCGGCGCGGCGGACGTGAAGGGCTACGCCACCTGGGTCACCGCCGCCAAGCTGGACGGCTCGGTCAAGGACGTCGGCACCCGGCAGGAGCCCAGCGTCGACTCCATCAGCGCGCTCCAGCCCGACCTGGTCGTGATGGAGCCCCATCGGGACTCGCCGCTGATCGGGCAGCTCGAGAAGTTCGTGCCGGTGCTGGTGACCAAGGGCAGCGACGGCAGCGGCAACCTCCAGCGCATGCGCGACGACCTCAACATGATCGCCACCGCGGTCGGCAAGACCGACCAGGCCGCCAAGCTGCTGGCCGACTTCGACGCCGCGATGGCCGCGGGCAAGCAGAAGCTGGCCGACGCGGGCGCGGCGGGCAAGCCGTTCGCCATGGCCGACGGGTGGAAGCAGGGCAGCACGATCTCGGTCCGCCTGTTCGGCAAGGGCGCGCTGGTCTCCGAGGTCGCCCTCCAGCTCGGCCTCACCAACGCCTGGACCGGCGAGGTGGACCCGCAGTGGGGCCTCGGCACCACCGACGTCGAGGGCCTGACCGCGCTCAAGGACCCCGAGACCCGCTTCTTCTACAACGCCTCCGACGGCGACGACGTCTTCGCCGACGGGCTCGCCTCCAACGCCATCTGGAAGTCGCTGCCGTTCGTCAAGAAGCAGCAGGTCCACAAGCTGCCCGACGGCATCTGGACCTTCGGCGGGCCGCTGTCCTGCCGGCAGTACGCCGACGCGCTGGTGAAGGCGTACGCGGGTTGAGCGACGCGGCACGACCTGGCTCGGGCGCGCCGGCCGGACCGGTTCTCGCGCCCGAGCCGCCGGGCACGCCGCTGCGGCGGCTCGGCACCGCCGGGGTGTTCGTGCTCACGCTGGCCGCCGTCGTCCTGATGGCGGCCGCGCACGTGACGCAGGGCACCTCGTCGATCGGCGCGTTCGACCTGCTGGCGCTGCCGTTCGGCGGCGACGAGGAGGCCGCCCGCGTGCTGCTGGCCTCCCGCCTGCCCCGGCTGCTCGCCGGGGTGGCCGTCGGCGTCGCGCTCGGCGTGGCCGGCTCCCTGCTGCAGTCGGTGGCGCGCAACCCGATGGCCTCGCCCGACACGCTGGCCGTCAGCTCTGGCGCGCACGTGGCCGTGGCGACGGCGGCGGCGTTCGGACTGGCGCTGCCGCTGCCCGTCTCGGGCGGGCTCGCGCTGGTCGGCGGGCTGGCCGCGGCCGGGCTGGTGATGGCGCTGTCGGCGGGCGGGCGCGCGGGGACGACCCGGCTCATCCTCGCCGGGTCCGCCACCGCCCTGGCGCTCCAGTCGCTCACCAACCTCGTCATGATCCTGTTCGAGGAGGAGACCACCGGGCTGTTCGCCTGGGGCAGCGGCTCGCTGGTGCAGAGCGACTTCGGCGCCGTCGCCCAGTTCGGGCCGCTCATCGCGGCGGTGACAGTGGTGGCGGTGCTGGCCGGGCCGCGGGTGGACATCCTCGGCCTGGGCGACGACACCGCCGCGGTGCTCGGGGTGAACGTACGCCGGCTGCGCGGATGGCTCGTCCTGATGGCCGTCCTGCTGGCGGCCGCCGCCGTGACGATCGCGGGGCCGATCGGGTTCGTCGGGCTCTGCGCGCCGGTGATCGTGCGCCTGCTCCCGAGGACCATCCCCGGGCTGCACCGCAACCGGGCGCTGCTGCCGCTGTCCGGGCTGGCCGGCGCGCTGATCGTGCTCGGCTCCGACATCCTGCTGCGGGCCGCGCTCGGCGGTCAGGCCGGGGTCGAGGTGCCGCCGGGCGTGGTCACGACCATCCTCGGCGCGGGCGTGATGATCTGGCTGGCCCGGCGCTACCGGGACGCGGGCCCGACCCGCAGGCCGCCCGCCGTGCGCACCGGCGGGACCCGGAGCCGCGGGGCCTTCCTCGCCGTGGTGACGGTCTGCGCCGTGCTGCTGGTGGCGGCGGTGGTCGCCGGGCTGCTCGGCGGCGACCGGTGGCTGCTCACCGGCGACGTGCTCAACTGGCTGCAGGGCCGCTCGGGACGGGCGCTCACGTTCGTGCTCGACCAGCGCTGGCCCCGGGTGCTGGCCGCCGTGCTGGCGGGGGCCGCGCTGGCCGTCGCGGGCGCCGCCGTGCAGGCCGTGTGCCGCAACCCGCTGGCGGAGCCCGGCGTGCTCGGCGTCACGGCCGGGGCCGGGGTGGGGGCGATCGCGCTGCTGGCCGCCGCGCCGCTGGCCGGCGTCTGGATGATGTCCGCCACCGCGGGCGCGGGCGCGCTCGTCACGTTCGCCGCGGTGTACGCCCTCTCCTGGCGCGGCGGGCTGCACTCGGACCGGCTGGTCCTGATCGGCATCGCCATGCAGGCGGCCTGCACCTCGGTCACCGTGCTCATCATCGTGAAGGCCGATCCGTGGAACACCGCGCTGGCGCTGACCTGGCTGTCCGGCTCCACGTACGGCCGGGTGCCCGCCCAGCTCGTCCCTGTGGTGCTGGCGCTGCTGGTGACCGTTCCGCTGCTGGCCTGGCTGCGCCGCGACCTCGACCTGCTCGCGCTGGACGAGGACACCCCGCGCGTCCTGGGCGTGCCCCTGGAGCCCGTCCGCCTGGCCGCGCTGGCCGGGGCGGTCGTGCTGACCAGCACGGCGGTGTCGGCCGTGGGCGTGGTCGGCTTCGTCGGCCTCGTCGCGCCGCACGCCGCCCGCGCCCTGGTCGGCTCACGGCACGCCCGGATGCTGCCGGTGGCCGCCCTGCTCGGCGCGTTGCTGGTGAGCCTCGCCGACACCCTGGGCCGTACGGTCATCGCCCCCGCCCAGGTGCCGGCCGGTCTGGTCACGGCGCTGATCGGCACGCCGTACTTCGTCTACCTGCTCTGGCGGGCCCGCGCCCAGGCCGACGCGAGCTGAGGCGCCCGCGAGCCGGGGCAGACTGGACGGATGACATCAACCGATCATCGACCGGTCAGCCCGTTCGAGGAACGGCTGTGGGCGGCCCGCCAGGACGGGCGGACCGCGCTGTGCCTCGCGCTGCTGCGGGAGGCGGAGCTGGCGCTGCCGATGACCGCCGCCGCGGCGGCCGGGGACGAGCCGCCCGCGTGGCCGACGGTCGCGGACGGCCCGCGTACGTGGGTGCCGGCGTACACGTCGGTGGAGGCCATGCGGCTGGCCACCGGCGGGGCGGCCGAGCACGGCAGGATCGCCTCGCTGGTCGAGCTGGCGGCCGGCTGGCCGGACCCCCGGTGGGGGCTGGCGGTCAACCCCGGGCTCTCCGCCGCCTTCCTGCTGGAGCCCGGGACGGTCGCCAGGCTGGCGGTCCCCACGCTGGTCCAGGACCTGCGGATCGCCCCCGGCTCGGGGGTGCCTGCCGTGCAGAAGCTGCTCGCGCCCGCCGACATCCACGACCTGCTGACCGGCGGCGAGCCGCGGATCTCCGGCTACTGCCACCACGCGCTCGACGTCTCGCACATCGCCACGCCTGACGTGCTCGCCGAGGCGCTCGGGCAGCCCGGCATGCTGACCGACGACGGCTCGCTCAACGTCCTGCGCTGGCGGCCCGCCGGCCTGGAGCTCTACCTCACGCCCTACGGCGGGACCGACGAGGAGAGCCGGGCGGCGGTCTCCGGCTGGGTGGTCGAGGAGCCGCCGTTCGTCGGGATGGGCCTGGCGCCGCACCCCGACCACGTCATCCGCGAGTACAAGGTGTACGACGTGCCGCTCCCGCACGGCGCGGAGATCTGGGAGCTGCTCCCCGGCGGCACCGAGCACCGCCGCGCGCTGTACCACGGCGACCTGCGGCGCTGGCTGCTCATCGACAGGCGGGCGGCATGAGCGGAAGCTTCTACCGGGCCCGCTGGCGGGGCGCCGACTACCCGGCCAGCCCGGAGCCGCACGCCATGGAGCTGTGGATCCGGCTGCGGAGCCCCGAGCCGCTGGACGGCTTCGAGGAGGTCGAGCCCGGCTGCCACGTCCGCACCGTGCCCGCGCCCGAGTGCGAGGCGCTGCACCTGGTGAGGACCGTGTGCCGCTGGCGGCGTGAGCCGTTCCTCGTGCGGGAGGAGCGGGACGGGCAGGTGCGCCTGGAGTACCTCGGCGCCTCGGTGCTGACGGCGCGCGAGCTCGGGCTGGAGCGGATCGAGCGCGGGGTGTACCGGCGGTGGGTGCCCCGGGAGGAGGTCACGGATCTGCGCGAGGACGCCGTGCCGCTGAATGTCGGGATTCAACACTTTTGATCGATCTCTTGCCTTCTGCTGTTCATGTGACGGAAACTGATCAGTAACACGTGAGTGTTTCCGGGGACGTGTGAGCTTGGCATCGGGGGGTGTGTGTCGCGTGGACTCGTCGGAGCGGCCCGACGCGGCGGCGATGCGCGCCTACGCCGACGAACTGCGTGACATGTTCCGGCAGATCTCCGAGGCCGGCCAGGAGCTGCACGAGAAGGCGAAGACCCTGCGGACCACCGCGAAGTCGCGCGACGGCCTGGTGACAGTCACCGTCGGCGCCCGCGGCGAGCTCGTCGGGCTCGACCTCGATCCGCGCATCTACCGCCACGCCGACGCGCGCCATCTGGCCCGCACGATCCTCGACACCGTCCAGCGGGCCACGGCACAGGCACGTGAGCGCGTGGTGGAGATCCTGGAGCCGGTCGTCCCGCGCGACGAGCTCCTCGCCCACCTCGACGGCGACCTCGACACCGCCATGGCCCGCTTCGCCGAACGGATGGAGGGCAAGAGGTGAGGCTCTGGGACGGCACGCAGATCGCCAAGCCCGTCGTCTACCGCGGCATCACGCAGTGGACGACGATGGCCGACGACCTCAACGAGGAGGCCACCCACCTGGCCGCCCAGGTCAAGGCCGCGCTCGCGGCCCAGCCGTGGGGCGCGGGCACCGAGGGCCAGTCCTTCTTCGCCGCCCACTTCCGCGGCGACGGCCCCAACCGGATGCTCAAGCAGTACGAGGACCTCGCCGAGGCGATCACCGACGCCGGCACCCGGGTGCGCGACAACGTCGACAACACCCTCCTCACCGACGCCGACATCAAGAACGACCTCCAGGCCAACCTGACGATGCAGGTCTGACCCGGCGACGTGGCGAGCAACAACACAGGCGGCTTCACCGGCAACGGCAGCCAGAACGGCGGCGGCCTGCCCACCCAGGTGAGCGCGGTACGCATCGACCGTGACGTCGAACCGGTCTGGGAGACCGAGGCGCTGCCCGAATGGGTGGTCAGCTGGCTCATCCCCATGCTGTCGGCCGGGCAGAAGTGGCCGGAGGCCAGCGAGAGCGGCATGTCGAAGCTGGCCGCCGCGTACGAGGCCCTCGGCTCGCGCGCCGTCTCCTCCGCGCCGAAGGCCGGCGCCGCCACGCGCGTGGTCCTGGCCGGCTGGGCCGCGCCCGCCACCGCCGACTTCGCCTCCAGGGCGCAGTTCCTCTACGGCCACCAGGGCGGCCTGGCCGGCGTGGCCCAGAACGCGCAGGCGTACACGCAGCAGGCGAACGACTTCGCCGTCGAGACCCAGTACTCCAAGCTCTCCATCAACGTCGCCTTCTGGGTGACCGTCGTCGCCATCGCCATCGCCCTCTACGTCG is part of the Nonomuraea coxensis DSM 45129 genome and encodes:
- a CDS encoding exonuclease SbcCD subunit D, which gives rise to MKILHTADWHVGKVLKGRSRLDEHREVLRELVAAARAHDVDAVIVAGDLFDTSAPTPEAQSLVLGALMALRGEDRDVVVLAGNHDNPQLLEVYRPVLGKLGLHVVGVFRRPDAGGTLAFTARTGEPVRLAVLPFLSHRYVVRAAEVLTGTAAEHNRDYASRVGELIGALTAGFHGDTVNLVTTHGTLPGGAFGGGEREAQSIFSYYFEPTAFPPSTQYAALGHLHRRQQIPGPCPIWYSGSPLNVDFGEEGNVPGALLVEVTPGRPAVVRELSFSSARRLRTVRGTLEQLEGIDPGDDWLKVVVEEKPRVGLADDVRELLAGAAVDVMLDEKFRPVPATRRAGTAGRSPRELFRDYLAATGRHDDQVAALFDRLYDEVTG
- a CDS encoding ATP-binding protein, whose amino-acid sequence is MTVNGAASPQAATAAGGPQVTGEVVGRVLGTQAASPLSFWVGLEPGKVVQLDDVVVTRREVPGHGPVLVAGVVTTVEARHEGAAYDSDVFLIADGALPAAVVEVAEVRVTRVEPEVFVPPLPGAQVYLAGAGDRDQALYFDVMERRIPLGMGRDGQPLYVNFDFLDGTRGAHVSISGVSGVATKTSFATFLLYSIFNSGVLDAESANTKALIFSVKGEDLLFLDHDNTRLDQRARDGYARLGLPARAFGSVHVFAPPRPGDPNGVPHVAARTQGVSAFYWTLVEFCQEELLRFVFADADDERAGYSLLVGQVAARLKSWAEPIGDGGAVRVQGTTCRTFADLVEMLSDQLQEEDSRRDWTGAQTPLGTVNAFLRRLRSAVRPLSPIVRGDLPFYRSHSVSTSDAQVSIVDLHNLPERAQRFVVGVVLRGEFHRKESSGTAKPLLFVVLDELNKYAPREGDSPIKEILLDVAERGRSLGVILIGAQQTASEVERRIVSNSAVRVAGRLDPAEAARSEYGWMPPAVRERATIAKPGTMFVAQPEIPVPLAVAFPFPAWATRPAEAAPRADTAARTGADPFQGLPSAVEDDIPPF
- a CDS encoding ROK family transcriptional regulator, giving the protein MGERISPVQDVRRHHLRLVLRSLRDDGPQPRADLARRLGLSATTMTKVVGQLLDEGLVAEGAVEGAGQRVGRPSTGIGIRADARHVIGVRVGAGTVELGLCDLRARVSRSASFAFDPAERPERVVARIAEEASLLAKGLPDGRLLGVGVAAPGPVDAAHRRNVLSVNLGWRDVPFADLLEPALGVPAVVDHNVRSMALAESRYGATGGADPLLYVHVRTGVGAGLVIGGQPFRPGAYGVTELGHLRVREKGRTCACGATGCLETVVSEAYLAERLGRRSPDPLAELDDALLGEVADHLTTGLASVVNLLNPELILLGGIFRTAPEPVFDRVRAALRAKVFPVLRDMVRVERPTLGGDAGVVGGAAVALDSFLYER
- a CDS encoding ABC transporter ATP-binding protein; this translates as MTEEISLRGAELCLSYHGTPVVQDARIALRPGRVTALVGPNGSGKSTLLRALARLHRPDSGAVTLADGSSALDLTARDFAQRVTLLCQSRPTPGGVQVRDVVGYGRHPYRRRWRAGDPEGEAAVARAMELTGVAVMAERPVDELSGGELQRVWLATCLAQDTGVLLLDEPTTFLDLRYQVELLELVRDLADEHGVAIGVVLHDLNQAAEIADHVVLLQGGRVRAEGTPAEVLTTELLTGAYGIRIEAARDPRTGTVSTRPVGRHTRAVPVSA
- a CDS encoding ABC transporter substrate-binding protein; its protein translation is MRKTLLALASTVLLAACGTTEAPVTEQAGPSGSPSAATKITVTDSRGKEITLDRPATRVVSLEWGETEMLASLGVMPVGAADVKGYATWVTAAKLDGSVKDVGTRQEPSVDSISALQPDLVVMEPHRDSPLIGQLEKFVPVLVTKGSDGSGNLQRMRDDLNMIATAVGKTDQAAKLLADFDAAMAAGKQKLADAGAAGKPFAMADGWKQGSTISVRLFGKGALVSEVALQLGLTNAWTGEVDPQWGLGTTDVEGLTALKDPETRFFYNASDGDDVFADGLASNAIWKSLPFVKKQQVHKLPDGIWTFGGPLSCRQYADALVKAYAG